From one Lotus japonicus ecotype B-129 chromosome 3, LjGifu_v1.2 genomic stretch:
- the LOC130745641 gene encoding protein SMALL AUXIN UP-REGULATED RNA 51-like has protein sequence MKLSTITKLPSQLNRLASSSASPAFARKTTHKPLLTAGEFSDGSRSKVPKGFFAVYVGPEFRRFVIPISILAMPDFRDLMERVAEEHGCDHSGALEIPCDEEHFEHVLMNCYERQQRLSSKKHKIKLDGGTTV, from the exons ATGAAACTTTCTACCATTACAAAACTCCCAAGCCAACTCAACAGGCTGGCATCATCCTCTGCTTCCCCTGCATTTGCCCGAAAGACGACACACAAACCGTTGTTGACGGCCGGTGAATTCTCTGATGGCTCACGGAGCAAGGTTCCCAAAGGATTCTTCGCTGTCTATGTCGGGCCGGAGTTTCGGAGGTTTGTGATTCCAATAAGCATCTTGGCCATGCCGGACTTCAGGGATTTGATGGAGAGGGTGGCTGAGGAGCATGGTTGTGATCATAGCGGTGCCCTTGAAATCCCCTGCGATGAAGAGCATTTTGAACATGTTTTGATGAACTGTTACGAAAGGCAACAGAGGTTATCTTCTAAGAAACACAAGATCAAGCTTG ACGGAGGCACCACAGTGTGA
- the LOC130742496 gene encoding protein SMALL AUXIN UP-REGULATED RNA 51-like, with product MDSKKSNKIREIVRLQQILKKWKKVANTSKNDSVSAVTTTAATTTVTATSGSSNKGIKFLKRTLSFTDVSSSNNDIVPKGFLAVCVGKELKKFIIPTHYLRHQAFEMLLQEAEEEFGFQQEGVLKIPCEVSVFEKILKVVEDKKEAFLSLHEFGLSGENNKINSCEVTPTHHAQVCR from the coding sequence ATGGATTCAAAGAAGTCCAACAAGATCAGAGAGATTGTTAGGCTTCAACAAATCCTCAAGAAGTGGAAGAAAGTTGCAAATACTTCCAAGAATGACTCTGTCTCTGcggtcaccaccaccgccgccactacCACTGTCACCGCCACCAGTGGAAGTAGCAACAAAGGCATCAAGTTTTTAAAACGAACTTTGTCATTCACAGATGTTTCTTCTTCCAATAATGACATCGTTCCAAAAGGGTTTCTTGCTGTTTGTGTGGGGAAAGAACTCAAGAAATTCATCATTCCCACACATTACTTGAGACACCAAGCATTTGAGATGTTACTGCAAGAGGCCGAAGAGGAATTTGGTTTCCAGCAAGAGGGTGTGCTCAAAATTCCGTGTGAAGTTTCAGTGTTTGAGAAGATATTGAAGGTGGTGGAAGATAAAAAAGAAGCATTCCTCAGCTTGCATGAGTTTGGGTTGAGTGGAGAGAACAACAAGATTAATAGTTGTGAAGTTACTCCCACTCATCATGCTCAAGTGTGTAGATGA